From Kaistella polysaccharea:
GCTTTTATATAAAATTAAAGCAATACTTCAGCGAAGTGCAACTTTGGAAAATGATGAGCAGGAACAGTTTAAAATCAGCAATATATTTTTCGACTCTATGTTGCGACAGTTAAGAGTTGGGGAAAACGACTATAAATTATCACCTAAAGAAAATGAATTGTTGAAGTTGCTTTGCCAGCACAGAAATGATTTTATGCCGAGAGATTTGGCCTTGCGCAAAATCTGGAAAAAAGAAAATTATTTTACGGCCAGAAGTATGGATGTTTATATCGCTAAACTGAGAAAATTACTGAAGGAAGACGATGGTTTAGAAATCATCAATGTTCACGGTGAAGGATTCCGTTTATTGGTTAAGAATTAAAAAAGCCAAGAAAAACCTTAAAAGAGCCCCGTTTTAGTTCTGTTTTAAAATAAAAATAGCCGCTTTCAATTTGAGAGCGGCTATTTCACATTTTTTAAGTTTCCTATTTGGCTTCTACACAGAAAACGCGATATTGAATTGGCAAAGCACTTTTAAAGTGTTGTTTAATTCTTGCCAAGTCGCTTGCGGCGCTTTGTTTCGTAAAATAGCTTCCTGCCATTACTTTATAATTTGGTCGTAATGAAGCATCGATTTCTACCTTCATGTTGGGAAAGCGTCTTCTAAAAAACATTCCAACTTCTCGGGCTTCATCATTACTTTTTACCACAGCAAGCTGTATTTTATAGCCCATAATTCGCGGGTTTCTGCGACAAATTTCTGCGTTCGTGAGTTCTCTTTCGGGCACTGAAATTTTTGGTGTGGTACTTTTTGTAGAAGAACCATCATAATTTTCATTGCCGGAAAAAGTATTTGGCGTTGCACATTTATCTTCAATATCGCTGAGCAGATCACTAACTTTTTGATCCATAACAACCGTGAGCGGTGTTCCGTTAATTGTATCATTCTTTATAACTTGCTGTGCGTGAAAGAAATTAGCAGACATGAAAGAAACGAGAGCGAATATTTTAAAAAAGTTTTTCATCGAATTTATTTTGGACAAATTTAAAACAAATAAAAATTATACCAACATTTGTTATTTAGAACCTTTACAAATTAAAGCAAAACATCCGATGGATACGTAATCGGCTGTTAAATTTCTGTTAAAAGTGTTATTTTTGCCAAGTTGAAAGTAAACGCAATACAATTTACTAACCCAAGATTTTATAAATGATTAGTTGGAGAAAGCATTACAAAAGAGGTCTTATCGCAATAGGTCTATTGCTGTCGACCAGTGCTTCTATTTACGCTCAAGGAGATGCGAAAAACGGTGAAAAGCTTTTCAAAGCTGATTGTGCCGCTTGTCATGCATTAGACAAACAACTTGTCGGTCCTGCCTTAGGTGGCGTTGTAGCAAGACTCAAAACGGAGCAAAATTTAGATACAGATTGGCTTCATAAGTGGATAAAAGACAACAAAGCGCTGCGAGCTTCTGGTGACAAATACGCTAACGAAGTTTTCGAAAAATTTAACAAAGTAGAAATGCTTGCGTTTCCTAATCTTACCGATCAGGATATCAATGACATTTTAGAATACACCACAAACCCACCTGCTCCAGAACCGGCTGCTGATGCTATCGCTGCGCCTGCAGGAATGGATGCTGTAACGGCACTTGAAGTATCGAAAAGAGAATCAATGAATTCAAAAGTAATTTTGATTTCACTTTTGGCGATTGGTGGACTGCTGCTTTGGTTGCTTCTAAAATTACGACAGTTGGTAAAACTGCAGCAAACCGATGAGTTGGTTGGTTTAAACGCCACAAGAGCAACATCTTTTGCTGATGTCTATAAAAAATACCACTACATAGGGAAAGGACTTATCGTTCTGCTCGGAGTTTTTGCCGCCTATGGAGTGTGGAACAGTTTAATGTGGATCGGCGTTTATAAAGGATATAAACCAGACCAGCCTATTTATTTCTCTCACAGAATACATGCGGGTGAAAATAAAATTGACTGTCAGCTTTGTCACTCTTCCGCAAAATATGGTAAGGTTTCCGAGATTCCTTCAATGAATGTTTGTATGAACTGTCACCGTAATATTTCTGAATACAAAGGGAAATATATGGAGCCAGGAAAAGACAAAGCCTTCTACGATGCCGAAATTCAGAAAATTTATGCCGCTACCGGTTGGGATGCAGCCTCGCAACAATATACAGGTAAAACACAACCCGTGGAGTGGACAAGGATTCACAATATGCCGGATTTCGTTTACTTTAATCACGCACAACACGTTGTACCTGGTGAACAAGCTATCATTAATGGGTATAATAAGAAAAATCCTGATGCTAAAATCGATGTAGTTTGTAAAGCTTGTCACGGTCAGGTTGACACTATGAATGTAGTGCAGATGGCCAACGACTTTACTATGGGATGGTGTATAGAATGTCACAGAACTACAGAAGTAGATATGAACAATGGTTATAATAAAGAGTACTTCAAAAATCTACATGAGAAACTGAAAAAACAGTATGGCTCAGGTGCGAAAATCACCGTAGATGCAATTGGAGGCCTTGAGTGTGGTAAATGTCATTATTAATAACAAAAATTAGAAGTATCAATGGCTTCAAATAAAATACAATTCAGAAGTATTCAAGAACTGAAAGATCCTACCTTAAACGGTAAGTTGGCTGCAAAAGAATTTCAGACTGAAATTCCGGTAGACGAAGTTTTAGGTACTGCTCAATCGACTGGATCAGGAACTTCACGTAGAGATTTCCTAAAACTTTTAGGTTTTTCTACCGCGGCTGTTACATTGGCTGCGTGTGAGGCACCGGTGATTAAATCAATTCCGTATGTGGTGAAACCGCACGAAATTATTCCCGGTATTCCTAATTATTATGCAAGTACATATTTTGATGGATTTGATTTTGCAAGTGTTTTAGTAAAAACCAGAGAAGGTCGTCCTATTAAAATTGAACCAAATCCTTTAGCAGGTACTTTAGGTAAAACTAGTGCAAGAGCTCAGGCAGCTATACTTTCACTTTATGATAATGATAAAGTAAAACAGCCAAAACTAAACGGAAAAGATGAAACTTTTGATAAAGTTGATGATTTCGTTTTAAAAGGTCTCGCTGATGCGCAAGGATTTAGCAAAAAAATCGTCGTATTATCGCATTCTTACGCCTCGCCAACTTTCAAAAAATTATTCGCAGATTTTAAAGTTAAATATCCAACTGCCGAGTTGGTCATTTACGATGCGATGACTTACAACGCAGGTTTAGATGCTGCACAAGAAGTTTTCGGACAAAGATTTTTGCCAGTTTATGATTTATCAAACACGCAATTAGTTGTTTCTTTCCAGGCAGATTTCTTAGGAGATTTTAATGGTGGAGGTTTAGATAGTTCTTACGCATTGGCAAGAAAGCCAGGTCCAGATATGTTGAGACACATACAAGTGGAATCTAACATGACTTTGACTGGTGCAAATGCCGATTCTAGGATTCGATTGAAACCAAGTGCTGTAAATAAAGTTTTAGTAGAAGTTTATAATGGTCTTAACGGCGGTAGTGTAAGCAAAGAAGCTGGAGAAATCGTTAAAGAATTACAGGCAAAAGGAAGCAAAGCAGTTGTTTTTGCAGATGGATCTAAAGCAGCACATGTTTTAGCACATTTAATCAATCAAAAATTAGGATCTACCGCATTTACTGGCAAAGCAAATATGCTTAAAGAATTTGACGGTGCGAGATATCAAGAATTTTTAAAATGGTTAGATTCAGGTCAAATTGGTGTTTTAATCGCCAATAATGTAAACCCGATCTATTCTAATAATAAAGGAGAAGATTTCAGAAAAGCTTTAGGTAGAGTACCTTGCGTAGTCGCTATTGCTGATAAGAAAAATGAAATGTATAAAGCAGCGAAAGCTGTGATTCCAGTAGCAAACTGGTTAGAGTCTTGGGGAGATTTAACGCCACAGACCGGAATTTATACATTAATGCAGCCTACTATTCAAAAAATCTTTAAATCGAGACAGATTGAAGAATCACTATTGGTTTGGATGAACGGTAAGGGAAATGAGGCTAATAATTATTATGATTATTTAAAAGCTAATTCTGCAACTTTATTAGGTTCTACTACTTTTAACAAAGCACTTTATAACGGTATTATTGCCGGTGGAAATACAGCATCTTTAAGTTATTCAGGTGGAAATGCACAGCAGGCAATTAGTGAATTGGGAGGTTTTAAAGCTTCTGATTTAGAATTGGTATTGTATACTACAACTGCTTTAGGAGACGGTACACAAGCCAATAACCCTTGGTTGCAAGAAATGCCAGATCCAATTACCCGTATGACTTGGGATAATTACTTAACGGTTTCACCTAAAGATGCAGCTAGATTAGGACTCGATAATGATCTTAATGGTAGAATGCAGTTGGATGGCTCAGTAGTAAATCTTACTGTAAATGGAGTAACACTGAAAGACGTTCCTGTATATATTCAACCTGGTCAAGCTGATGGTTCCATAGGACTTGCTTTAGGTTATGGTAAGAAGAATTCTGGCACAGTGGCTGAAACTGGAGTGAATGCTTACCCTATTTTTGACGGTAATAATTTAGTACTGTCAAATATAAAAATTGAAAAAACTGGTGGATCGCATGAATTTGCGGGCATGCAGCTTCAAAATACGTTAATGGGTCGTTACGAAATCGCAAGAGAAGTTTCTTTGGATACCTTCTTAAACGTAAAATTCGACGACGAAAAATTAGGATGGAACAAACCATTAGAATATCATACCATCGGAGGTGCTTTACCAGCTGGTAAAATTGATCTTTGGGATGCGTTTGATGATACTGATGGTCCACACTTTAACTTATCAGTTGACTTAAATTCATGTATCGGATGTGGGGCTTGTATCATTGCTTGTCAGGCAGAAAATAACATTCCTGTTGTTGGTAAAGATGAAGTAAGAATGTCTAGAGATATGTTCTGGTTAAGAATTGACCGTTACTATACAACCGATATTCCTGCTGATATTGATACGAATAAAGACAGCAAACTTTCACAGGCAGAAGCAGTAGCAGCAGATCTTGATGTACCTGGAATGTATGGTCATTTCATGGATAGAGAAAGTGGGATCTTAAACCATCCTGCGACCAATCCAGATGTTATTTTCCAACCGGTAATGTGTCAGCATTGTAACCATGCACCATGTGAAACTGTTTGTCCTGTGGCAGCAACTTCTCACGGGAAGCAAGGTCAAAATCAAATGGCTTATAACAGATGTATTGGTACAAGATATTGTGCAAATAACTGTCCTTATAAAGTAAGACGTTTCAACTGGTTTACTTATAACCTTAATGATAAATTCAACTACAATCAAAATAATGATTTAGGAAGAATGGTCTTAAATCCTGACGTTGTTGTAAGAACAAGAGGGGTGATGGAAAAATGTTCAATGTGTATTCAAATGACACAGAACGTAATTCTGGAAGCCAAAAAAGAAGGAAGAGTTGTTAAAGATGGTGAATTCGCGACCGCTTGTTCAAATGCTTGTCCTACAGGAGCCTTCACGTTTGGTGATATGAATGACAAGAACTCGGAAGTTCGTGCATTGTTCAGCACCAACAGAAAGTATACTTTGCTGGAAGAAATTGGTACAAAACCCAATGTATTCTACCACACCAAAGTGAGAAACAGAAAAGAAAATAATGTTTAAATAATAAATAGGTAAAAAATGTCAGGACATTACGAAGCTCCGATAAGGGAACCTTTAATTATTGGTCACAAGACTTATCACGATATCTCGGAAGATATCGCCAGACCTATAGAAGAACGAGCAGGCAAATTATGGTGGGTTTCATTCTGGATCGCATTAGCTCTCTTCGTCTACGGATTTGGTTGTATAGCATACACCATCGGTACCGGTATCGGTGCTTGGGGACTTAACCGAACCAATAACTGGGGTTGGGATATTACCAACTTTGTATGGTGGGTAGGTATCGGTCACGCAGGAACACTAATTTCCGCTGTACTATTATTATTTAGACAGAGATGGAGAATGTCTGTTAACCGTTCTGCTGAGGCGATGACCATCTTCGCGGTAGTACAGGCAGCTATTTTCCCCGTGATTCACATGGGTAGAGTTTGGGTTGGATATTGGGTTTTCCCTTTGCCAAACCAGTTTGGTTCACTTTGGACCAACTTTAACTCGCCACTACTTTGGGATGTATTTGCGATTTCAACCTATTTCTCGGTATCCACTGTTTTCTGGTTTATGGGATTAATTCCTGACTTCGCGATGATTCGTGACCGTGCAAAAACACCATGGACCAAAAGAATCTATACTTTCCTTGCATTCGGTTGGGGTGGTAAAGCAAAACACTGGCAGCGTTTCGAAGAATTATCTTTGGTATTGGCAGGTTTAGCAACTCCATTGGTATTCTCGGTACACACCACGGTATCTTTTGACTTTGCAACTTCCGTAATTAAAGGTTGGCACTCAACAATTTATCCACCATACTTTGTGGCTGGAGCAGTTTTCTCTGGATTTGCGATGGTACAAACACTATTATTAGTAGCGAGAAAAG
This genomic window contains:
- a CDS encoding response regulator transcription factor: MSNRILLVEDDQSFGAVLKDYLSINNFEVTLATDGEQGLKEFTENEFDICIFDVMMPKKDGFSLAEDVKRIDKNIPIIFLTARNMREDILKGYQLGADDYITKPFDTELLLYKIKAILQRSATLENDEQEQFKISNIFFDSMLRQLRVGENDYKLSPKENELLKLLCQHRNDFMPRDLALRKIWKKENYFTARSMDVYIAKLRKLLKEDDGLEIINVHGEGFRLLVKN
- a CDS encoding SPOR domain-containing protein; the protein is MKNFFKIFALVSFMSANFFHAQQVIKNDTINGTPLTVVMDQKVSDLLSDIEDKCATPNTFSGNENYDGSSTKSTTPKISVPERELTNAEICRRNPRIMGYKIQLAVVKSNDEAREVGMFFRRRFPNMKVEIDASLRPNYKVMAGSYFTKQSAASDLARIKQHFKSALPIQYRVFCVEAK
- a CDS encoding c-type cytochrome, yielding MISWRKHYKRGLIAIGLLLSTSASIYAQGDAKNGEKLFKADCAACHALDKQLVGPALGGVVARLKTEQNLDTDWLHKWIKDNKALRASGDKYANEVFEKFNKVEMLAFPNLTDQDINDILEYTTNPPAPEPAADAIAAPAGMDAVTALEVSKRESMNSKVILISLLAIGGLLLWLLLKLRQLVKLQQTDELVGLNATRATSFADVYKKYHYIGKGLIVLLGVFAAYGVWNSLMWIGVYKGYKPDQPIYFSHRIHAGENKIDCQLCHSSAKYGKVSEIPSMNVCMNCHRNISEYKGKYMEPGKDKAFYDAEIQKIYAATGWDAASQQYTGKTQPVEWTRIHNMPDFVYFNHAQHVVPGEQAIINGYNKKNPDAKIDVVCKACHGQVDTMNVVQMANDFTMGWCIECHRTTEVDMNNGYNKEYFKNLHEKLKKQYGSGAKITVDAIGGLECGKCHY
- a CDS encoding TAT-variant-translocated molybdopterin oxidoreductase; translated protein: MASNKIQFRSIQELKDPTLNGKLAAKEFQTEIPVDEVLGTAQSTGSGTSRRDFLKLLGFSTAAVTLAACEAPVIKSIPYVVKPHEIIPGIPNYYASTYFDGFDFASVLVKTREGRPIKIEPNPLAGTLGKTSARAQAAILSLYDNDKVKQPKLNGKDETFDKVDDFVLKGLADAQGFSKKIVVLSHSYASPTFKKLFADFKVKYPTAELVIYDAMTYNAGLDAAQEVFGQRFLPVYDLSNTQLVVSFQADFLGDFNGGGLDSSYALARKPGPDMLRHIQVESNMTLTGANADSRIRLKPSAVNKVLVEVYNGLNGGSVSKEAGEIVKELQAKGSKAVVFADGSKAAHVLAHLINQKLGSTAFTGKANMLKEFDGARYQEFLKWLDSGQIGVLIANNVNPIYSNNKGEDFRKALGRVPCVVAIADKKNEMYKAAKAVIPVANWLESWGDLTPQTGIYTLMQPTIQKIFKSRQIEESLLVWMNGKGNEANNYYDYLKANSATLLGSTTFNKALYNGIIAGGNTASLSYSGGNAQQAISELGGFKASDLELVLYTTTALGDGTQANNPWLQEMPDPITRMTWDNYLTVSPKDAARLGLDNDLNGRMQLDGSVVNLTVNGVTLKDVPVYIQPGQADGSIGLALGYGKKNSGTVAETGVNAYPIFDGNNLVLSNIKIEKTGGSHEFAGMQLQNTLMGRYEIAREVSLDTFLNVKFDDEKLGWNKPLEYHTIGGALPAGKIDLWDAFDDTDGPHFNLSVDLNSCIGCGACIIACQAENNIPVVGKDEVRMSRDMFWLRIDRYYTTDIPADIDTNKDSKLSQAEAVAADLDVPGMYGHFMDRESGILNHPATNPDVIFQPVMCQHCNHAPCETVCPVAATSHGKQGQNQMAYNRCIGTRYCANNCPYKVRRFNWFTYNLNDKFNYNQNNDLGRMVLNPDVVVRTRGVMEKCSMCIQMTQNVILEAKKEGRVVKDGEFATACSNACPTGAFTFGDMNDKNSEVRALFSTNRKYTLLEEIGTKPNVFYHTKVRNRKENNV
- the nrfD gene encoding NrfD/PsrC family molybdoenzyme membrane anchor subunit, which gives rise to MSGHYEAPIREPLIIGHKTYHDISEDIARPIEERAGKLWWVSFWIALALFVYGFGCIAYTIGTGIGAWGLNRTNNWGWDITNFVWWVGIGHAGTLISAVLLLFRQRWRMSVNRSAEAMTIFAVVQAAIFPVIHMGRVWVGYWVFPLPNQFGSLWTNFNSPLLWDVFAISTYFSVSTVFWFMGLIPDFAMIRDRAKTPWTKRIYTFLAFGWGGKAKHWQRFEELSLVLAGLATPLVFSVHTTVSFDFATSVIKGWHSTIYPPYFVAGAVFSGFAMVQTLLLVARKVAHLEDYITMYHIEIMNIVIIVTGGMVTVAYATEYFIAWYSGSRYEDFTYLSPGAATGPYWWAFWALIICNLVVPALFWFKKVRTNIMATFIIALIINIGMWFERFDIIVINIARDYLPSSWTMFKPSIIDVGVFLGTIGFFGVLFLAYARTFPVIAQAELKTILKISGETYKAKEEEDEHH